In Silene latifolia isolate original U9 population chromosome 3, ASM4854445v1, whole genome shotgun sequence, a single window of DNA contains:
- the LOC141648021 gene encoding protein NRT1/ PTR FAMILY 1.2-like has product MEDKLMEVSEDETMLNQNIQDEEHGTSKSGKGGFITMPFILANEAFERVASFGLTPNMIVYLTDEYKLSVTKAQNLLYLYNSANNFTPFVGAILADSFLGRFLAISIGSVFSLLGMLVIWMTTFFPNAKPPPCDTLTTNCQSPTTGQYAFLVFGFILLSIGAGGTRPCSQVFGADQLNTRKNANNNNSMEIFLNWYYMCSSVSIIIALTVIVYIQEHLGWMIGFGVPVVLMFLATLFFLLASPFYVKVKGNTNLLTGLVQVIVAAFLNRKMNLSDPDLSSQYYHERDSTITVPSDELRFLNKSCIVQDTEKDIRPDGLARNPWRLCRVEDVEGLKAFIRVIPIWSAGIMISVNTSGSPFGLLLTRTMDRHVGSKFEIPAASFGTFIIFVIGIWIPLYDRVLIPLASKIRGKPVTLSVKLRIGLGLFFSFLSILSSGIVESIRRQKAIDEGFEDDPLAVIHMSALWILPHSIFGGIAEAFFVIGQTEFFYTELPLNMLSIAGSIFGLGGTFGSLIASFILNSVDSLTKSEGNEGWMANNVNKGHYDYYYYLLASLNVLNLLYYVYCSSAYGPTKLERMAKEVIEKDTDEGSPLLRDSGNVSKTD; this is encoded by the exons ATGGAGGATAAATTGATGGAGGTGAGTGAAGATGAAACAATGTTGAACCAAAATATACAAGATGAAGAACATGGGACCTCCAAGAGTGGAAAGGGTGGCTTCATCACTATGCCATTCATCTTAG CAAATGAAGCATTTGAGAGAGTGGCAAGTTTTGGGCTGACACCAAACATGATAGTGTATTTGACAGACGAGTACAAATTAAGTGTGACGAAAGCACAGAATTTGCTATATTTGTACAACTCTGCCAATAATTTCACCCCTTTTGTTGGAGCTATTTTGGCTGATTCTTTTTTGGGACGCTTCCTTGCTATTTCTATTGGCTCTGTTTTCAGTCTCCTG GGGATGCTTGTTATCTGGATGACAACATTTTTTCCAAATGCAAAGCCTCCACCATGCGACACGCTAACGACCAACTGTCAGTCCCCTACCACCGGACAGTACGCCTTCCTAGTCTTTGGTTTCATTCTACTGTCAATTGGGGCTGGTGGAACCCGGCCTTGCTCTCAGGTATTTGGTGCTGATCAGTTGAACACAAGGAAAAATGCTAATAATAACAACAGTATGGAGATATTCCTTAACTGGTACTACATGTGTTCTAGTGTCTCAATTATTATTGCCTTGACCGTGATTGTATACATTCAAGAGCACTTAGGTTGGATGATCGGGTTTGGAGTTCCTGTCGTCCTCATGTTTTTGGCCACACTTTTTTTCCTGCTCGCTTCTCCGTTTTATGTTAAGGTCAAGGGTAACACGAATTTGCTAACCGGCTTGGTCCAAGTCATTGTCGCCGCTTTTCTGAACAGAAAAATGAACCTATCTGATCCTGATTTAAGCTCACAGTATTATCATGAAAGGGATTCTACTATTACTGTCCCAAGCGACGAATTAAG GTTTCTGAACAAGTCTTGCATAGTGCAAGACACTGAAAAAGACATCCGCCCTGACGGGTTAGCAAGAAATCCTTGGAGACTTTGCCGGGTAGAAGATGTCGAAGGGCTAAAAGCATTTATAAGAGTGATTCCAATTTGGTCTGCAGGAATCATGATATCCGTAAACACAAGTGGCAGTCCGTTCGGGTTGCTTCTAACACGAACCATGGATCGACACGTTGGGTCAAAATTCGAAATCCCCGCTGCTTCATTCGGGACTTTCATAATCTTTGTCATAGGAATTTGGATCCCGCTTTATGACCGAGTACTCATCCCGTTGGCATCAAAAATCCGAGGCAAACCCGTTACCCTTAGCGTCAAACTTCGGATCGGCTTGGGCCTCTTTTTCTCTTTCCTGTCAATCTTGTCATCGGGAATTGTGGAGAGTATCCGTAGGCAAAAGGCCATTGACGAGGGATTTGAAGACGACCCTTTAGCCGTGATCCACATGTCCGCGTTGTGGATTCTACCACACTCAATTTTCGGTGGCATTGCTGAGGCTTTCTTCGTTATTGGACAAACAGAATTCTTCTACACTGAGCTCCccttgaatatgttgagtattgcCGGTTCAATTTTCGGGTTAGGGGGTACGTTTGGGAGTTTGATAGCGAGCTTCATATTGAACTCGGTAGATAGTTTAACCAAGAGCGAAGGGAACGAAGGGTGGATGGCGAACAATGTGAACAAGGGTCACTACGATTATTACTATTACCTTCTGGCTTCTTTAAATGTCCTCAATTTACTGTACTACGTGTATTGTAGCTCGGCTTATGGACCAACGAAATTGGAGCGAATGGCGAAAGAAGTTATTGAGAAAGACACTGATGAAGGGTCGCCTTTGTTAAGGGATTCAGGTAATGTTTCGAAGACAGACTAA